DNA sequence from the Mauremys mutica isolate MM-2020 ecotype Southern chromosome 9, ASM2049712v1, whole genome shotgun sequence genome:
TGGCCATGTGCCTTCTGTGTGCCCCAGGTTAGGGTGGCAGCCTCTGCTTTCCTCTGTAGATTCATAGAACTTAAGGCCAATTTCATTAGTGCTCATCCTTGTAGCACTAGTTACTGGTAAATTCTTATAGTTAATGGATTTGTTATGTAGCCTTTGGTGACCATGGTGAATTAGTGTTTCGCTGGTAGAAATGTTCATGGGGAAAATGAAAGCATTGAAATATTCTTTATTCTGCAAGGTAGAGCTCAGTAGCACAATGAAAGGGAATCATACTAACTATATTTCATCACCTACTCTCAGCATGTGGATTCACAGAACACTCAAACTCCTTAGCCAGTCAGAAATTAAGGTGGCACAAAGTGCGATGGGCTGTTGagtgttttttttattctttttcttcTCAGAGTCAGAAATCATCATGAGTCAGTTTAACTTTGGATCTGGTTCTGCTGGGGGAGGGTTCAACTTTGGCACTCCAAAGACAGCAGCCACCACAGCACCGACAGCATATTCCTTCACACCTGGCAGTGGAACAGGATTCAGTTTTGGGACACCAGCACAGACCCCAGCAAGCACCCAGTCTACAGGTCTGTTctccctggccacccctgctacATCTGCACAGGCTTCTGGATTCAGTTTTGGATCACCAGCCACATCCACTGCAGCCCCAGCAGGAACCGTATTCTCATTAGGGTAAGAACTAACTAGAGGAAGTATCTGTTCTTGTCGTTCTTGTGAGTTGCCATCATTGAGTTGTCTTtttctgtaaatttaaaaaaaatacattgggAGTGGAGAGAATCCATGTGGAAAGCTAGCTGAAAGATTTGAGTCTTGTGGTGGATTCAAAAGAAGGAAGATGTTTGCCATACAGAAGGTATGCCTGGGTCAGCCACTCTCCAAGTGGTGTGGAAAAGGTAGACTTTACTGAGAGGAAGTAACTAAGGAAGCCTCAAGGTAAGTGGAGTTAAGGCATGACGGGTTGTAATCTCTTTGAGATTAAATCCAATGCTCTACAAAGAAATCTGGTAAACGGCTGACCTTTTTGAAACTCTGCTTATCTAAAATGTTAAAGATAAGCTATAAAAAACTGCCCTTCAGCAGCTTGCTGGACTATATTATAAACAGGGCAGTTCATCTTGCTATTCTTTTTCTGTCTAGGGGAAGTGTACCAAAGTTAAACTTGGGCAGCAGTGGCACCACTCAGACTACAGGAATCACAGGGGGGTTTGGACTTGCTACTGCCCTTACCAGCTCTATACCAAGCAGTGTGTCTTCAAGTCAGGTAGCAGCTCCTTCTGGCTTTGTTTTTGgccccactaccaccaccactgCTCAGGCTGGGACAACTGGAGGGTTCAACTTTGCCAGCAGCGGAACAGCTCAGACTGGAACCCCAAACTTTAATATCAGCTCTGTGGGAAATACAACTCAACAAGTAGCACCTACAGGATTAACCTTTGgagcagccccagctgctgccaccatTGCAGCAACTACTGCACAACCAGCCACTGCCTTCAGTCTTGGGGGACAGTCCACAGGTGAGTCTCAATCTTGAATCGGAAGCCCAAGTATtagcagtacagtaactcctcacttaacgtagttatgttcctgaaaaatgcaactttaagcgaaacgatgttaagcgaatccaatttccccataagaattaatgtaaatgaggggattaggttccagggaacgtattttcaccagacaaaagagacACACAAAATATaagtttaaacaaacaatttaatactggtacacagtggtgatgattgtgaagcttggttgaggtggaggagtcagatggtgggatatttcccttactgctaaatgatgaactagcaattggctgagccctcactcactctacaaggcagcaagaatggagggagatatgtgcatttcccctttaagtatgctgccttgttaattagatcagcttgctgagactgcagctgctgcaagcttCCTGAGTCCTGGTGTgtgccccccctgctctatggaagatggggtaagtggggtgcaggggggagggggacaccctgacattagcccccctcttccttccgtccccccccacagcaagcaggaatctcagggagcagctccaaggcagagggcaggagcagcacatggcagtgtggggagggacagctttGAACTGCAGGCAGTTGCTGCaaagggaacttaggggagcgaggagctgataggggggctgctggtctatcctggttccaagcccccaccagctagttgcaacaggctgctcttcctgcaagcagtagacaaagcaggcagctgccaagtgACGTTAGAAGGGAACATtatacaactttaaatgagcatgttccctaattgatcagcaacgtaaccgggacgactttaagtgaggagttactgtattatatTCATATTAAAGCTTCTCCAGTCAGCTGACTTCTGAAGCTATGTAAACGAAATGGTATTTACCTATTAAAAGTTCTAATAATGCAGGTGAATTGATGTTTTGTTTGAGAAATGGACCCTGAAGTCTGCTGTTTCAGTCTGTTGTGAAATAGAATTGATGCTGTTTCCAATATATGCCTGCCCAAAGTTGCCAGTAATCTGTAACATTTTTTCACGTAGTCTTTAAGATGGCATCTCTATGGATGGTCTCAATAATGTGACAGAATTACAGAGTATACTTTGTACTCTAAATGTTGATAGTCAGCTTTATCTCTTTCTTGATGCCCACCAGATAATATGAAATTTAGAAAATACACACAGTGGAACCTTAGCAGGAGTGTTTTTGTTTGCTACTTCAGATTGCTATAATGGGAAGTGACAGGGTGTGAGCATGCACTGAGTCAACAAATTAGTTTGTTCCCTAGTTAGTCCAGCTTGATTGATAGGCCACTGTCTTTTGTAGGCCATTTTGCAGAGGAAATTTATTTTTCACAGCACTCCAATCTAAGGCCATAATGCTGGGATGAGTGGTCTGCAGGCTTATCTCATTAAATCTGGGGCCACTGACTTACTCGTGTCTTGTGTATGAGCATCTAGATGAAGACAGATGATGGGATGATATAAGAGTTTAGAAAGAAACAGACTGCAGAGATGACAGTGGGAGCATCTGACCTTTATTTTGCAGGATTTGGAATGTCTTTGCAATCACAGTTCCACAAACCTTTGTGGAAAGGGTTTGGTACCATAGTACTGTGACTGTTACAGATGAATATCTCTTGTGAGAACTGTATTTTCTGTAAGTGCTGGGTTTTAATCTCAAAGGACTGAAATAATTCTGCCACCTCCTGATTGTAGGCAGCAAGTTGAAAATTGGTTGCATTTGTAAAATCAGTTCTCTTTAGAAAAAAGATCTATATGTGGGTAAAAAGACTTGGCATTTATAGTCAGTTGCTCAGTGGACTCTGTGCCAGGGGTTTGAAGCCACTACTGTATACTTCCCAGGCCATTAAGAATAGTTCCAGTACCTCAAACAGGGACAAAGTAGAAGCAGCAAAAAGCTTGACACATCAGCACCAAGTTACAGTGATGGTCTTCTAGACATTAAAAAGTGGGGGGAAGTCTATAGCCTGGGTGGGTGATGTCAGCTGCAGTTAGTCTGCATTAGAGCAAATCCTAAAAGTTGTGGACAGAATGTATTAGATCTAGTGAATCTCATTGACAGTGCTTGGTCTAGGTCTGTCAGAGAGACATCGATATTAATCTGATAATAGACACTCTTAGCTCTACCCCTTTGGATATTGTGGGTTTTTTCAGTTTCTCTCCACAGTTGCAGGTATTTCAGAGTCTCTGCTTGAGAACTGTTTGCTCTTGTTTCATTCTTTTTGTATTTCTTAATCCAGGTTTAAATTTTGGAATACTGGCCTCAACAGCAGCCACCTctgcacccacaggaacactgaCAGCTACTACCATCCAGGGACCTAGTTTATCATTTGGAACCAAACTCGGAGGTAGGTGGGGACTGGGGCATGGTGACTGAAGGATGAGTCAGGGTGAAGGGGCTCTGACCACCCTGCTTGAAGTAGTTCTGTTTGTTGGAGTGTGGAGAACAGATCAAAATAAAAGTGGAGTGGACGCGTTATACTTTCTTAAGTGAATTTGCTCCTTGGTCAGATTCTTTAAGTTCTCTAAGCACCTTCTTATTTTACTGTACAGCTCAATTTTTACTTTGTACAGAGTTTTGCGTATGAAAACTATATTTCACAGTTCTTTATGGggtaaaataaaacagaaagagGAGCTTAAGGGTGATTGGGGGGGAGatactttaaaattaaatttcaaaaGTTATGGAGCACTGAGGcataataaaagaaaactttCAGAAAACAGAAGCTGCAGAGGAGGAGACTCTTGCATCAATAGAAAGAAGAttagtgtagatcaggggttctcaaacttcattgtaccatgacccccttctgacaacaaaaaatactacatgaccccagtgggagggggagactgaagcctgagccccggtGCCCTGGGCGCGGGTGGGGCAAAGCCCAAGCGCTCTATCATAGGGTGGCGGGGgaggctgtaacctgagccctgccactcagggctgaagccctcaggcttcggccctcggtggtggggcttgggcttcaggccTGGGCTCCAGAGAcgctaatgccagccctggtgaccccattaaaatggggtcatgacacacagtttgagaaccattggtgtAGTTGAATGGAGAGAAGGTGTGTCAAAGAAAAGGTCCCATTCTCTGCTTTGTTTATTCTGAGTATGTGTGTTGAAGCTTCAGTGAAGGATATGTTTgtatgggttttggttttttctgTTCTAGGCTTGACTGCAACATCCACAGCTCCTACCACCACAGCTTCCCTTCTTGGTTCATCTGGGCCTACTTTGTTTGCATCCATAGCAAGTTCTTCAGCGCCAAACTcctctgccgccccaggcctCTCACGTAAGTCACAGAACATGTATCAGACAGTTTTCCTTACAGTCTAGCCTCGTAGTAGATGGTCAAGGAGTAGGTTCGCAGGTTCTGTCTGTGGTGATGGTGCTTTTTCACTAAAGTGGAGAAATCATAAGGTACTACTACAGTTATTTTGGTCTTTGATAGTGTCAGCTTGTCTTTGTCTGCTTCAGGGCAAAAATCTTGTCAGTGATGTAACCTGTTCATTGCATAGAAACTTATGTCCAGAACATAATGCATGTGAGAAGAGTGGCAATTTTAACtaactctgattttttttgtctacTCTCCTGATATTATCATCACAGCTGAACATGCCAGTGACTCTGATTACATGTGTTAACCTCAAGTgtgatctacactacagagttaggttgacataaggctgcttacatcgacctaactctgtgAGTGCTTACATTACAATGTTGTTCCTGCTGATGTAAGTCGCTcactacactgacttaataactccacctccccgagaggtgtaGCGCTTAGGTTTGTGTAGTTAAGTCGATGCAGTGTCAGTATAGACACTGCATTGACTGTTATGGCTGTCAGTTAAATTGGTGGAAGCGCTCCTGAGGACGTGCACTGCTGACAGCAGGAGGGAAGTTTGGACATGAAAAAATTAATGACTACAGTGACTGCACAGCAATgtaacttaagttgacttaattttgtagtgtagatttgCCCTTGTGCTATTATCTCTGAGATAGTGTTTATGATGCTCAGATCTTCACATTCCATTTTCAAGTGAGGTGCTGGTTTGGGGAAATGTGTGTGAATATTTGGTGGGTTTAATATGCTGCCTATCTAGGTAATTCCTTTGTAGTAGAAGATGTGCTAGCTGCTGTCAGTTACTTCATACCAGGAAATACTAACCCTCTTCTGCCCACTTTAGGGTAGTTAATCTCACCCTGTGTCCAACTGCTCTCTCAATTTCCAACCCTATAAATGTGTTAACAGTCATAGTCAACAAAGGGGAAATAAACCTGACTACAAGAATTTTGCCACAAGGAGTGATTTCTGCTGTTAATATAGCTATTTGTGTAGAAAAACACCACTTTGTACCTAGCCAGAGAGATGTTTTAAAAGTCCTTTGGGGAAGTGAAAGTGTGGGTTTATTGCACTACAGTCCTTTTGGCTACTggagaatatctttttttgattgCCCACCTGTAACTTTTAGTAGCTTATGTATTTCCTGTATGAATAATAACATAATTTACCAGATTTTCTACAAGTACTTGATgtaaaacatagaatcatagaaatgtaggactggaagtgacctcaataggtcatctagtccagtcccttgcactgtggtattagaccatccctgacaggtgtttgtccagcctgttcttaaaaacctctaatgacagATTCCACAGCTTCTCTAGGTaattttgttccagtgcttaaatacTCTTAAAATTAGGAAGTTTTccataatatctaacctaaatctcacttgctgcaatttaagcccattacttcttgtcctgtcctcagtggttaaggagaacaatttatcaccctcctctttataacaatcttttatgcACTTGAATACTGATATCATGTCTCCTCTGTctgctcttttccagactaaacaaaccattttttttcaatctttcctcctaGTTCTTATTTTCAAGACCTTTAattacttttgttgctctcctctgcactttctccaatttatccacaccTTTCCTGATGTGTGatgccaagaactggacacagtcctccagcgGAGGCCTTACTAGTGttgagtagagtagaagaattactacttgtgtcttgcttacaacactcctgataatacatcccagaatgatgtttaatttttttggcaacagtattACATGTAGTTAAAGCTTCTTGAAGCTTCAGGATAAGGTGGTTCTTGGTCTAATCAGTTGTGATTCAAGCTCTCCAGAATGCTCACTTTCTTTGCCCCTACCCTTCCAAAGAGCTTGAAGGAGGGCTTTTGGCTTGCTCATGACAATCAGGTGTCCTCTTCTTTTTTAGATAAAGGCCTGTATCTTGGCTGCACTGtttgtggagggttttttttcctagaTGACACTTTCTTTACTCTGTGGACCAGAGtaattttgttttgaatattATTCAGCTGTTTCAGGTGTTAGGACATAAAAGCAGAAAGTTGAGTCCATCAGTAAATACATACGCTACATAACTTCAGGATCACCTTCATTTTCTGTATAAGAGAGAAACAGTGCAGTTTACCAGAGACAGCATGCAAAACTGAGCCACCTGAAGTAAGAAATAGCAACTCATTTGCCTTAGAAGAAACCAGACGGTATTTTGAGATCTTTAGCCTGTGTTCCTATGAACACAGATCGCTCCAACCAAATTACATTACATGTTGCAAAAACTCAGTGAGTATGGAGTCAATCATGCGCCTCGTGGGGACCAAACTTGTCCCTGGTGTAAcaccattgaagttagtggagttCTACCAGAAATGAATTTGGCTTACTGCCTTCATTCTGCTTATGTTTTGGCATCCCTTTTCCAAAGTTGTATCTCTGTGGGGCTTAGTGAAATTGGCAAAATAGTCTTCTGAGTTTAGCCATATCCGGGATGCTATATTTGATAGAGTGGATTGTTTACGTAACGAGTTACTCAGAATTCTCACTCTCATTTAGCCTTTGAGGACTTATAGTTCCTAGATTGTGTTCCCAAGCTACCTTGAGCCTGGTGTTTGGGTCATATTGGCTGTTCTACCAGTTTGTATCAGTTGAATGTTGCATGTTTCCGATTATCCAAATATAATAGTTAGTAGCTTTGTAGCTGAATTGAGAAGAACTCTTAAAACAGCTGTGAGGCCTTCTGCATGTATCCATGGTTTCAACCTGCCAGTCTTCACCTAGGTGCCTGGACGTTCCCTCAGCCCACTTAGTTATTGGTTCATTGCTAGTACAGATAAAACAGAGACCAGAGCACAGTAACTTTCTAAAGGGGATCCCTGTTCAGTGGGACACACAGGAAAATGTGTTGTTCTCTTCTGTTCGCAGTTGGTGGCACCTCAACTGCAGCAACCAGTCTGGGTACTCTTGGATTTGGATTAAAGGTCCCTGGAACAACGACTGCTGCAACCATCACTACCACGAGTAAGGACTAGATTCTGAAAAGAATGAGAATGGTCATGCTGATAACACTATTGTATAGTCCCATGGTTCTCAGTCTCTTTCTACCCAGTATCTGAAAACCATCCTGTGTTGTGATACATCTGGTTCCACAATTCTTTGTGGCCATTATGGACTTGTGTTCACAGTAAGAAACCACGGGTGGTCTTGGCTGGGGGCTGTAAGAGTTTGGCAGTCTGGTTTACAAGGTTGGTGAGGGGCTGCTGTTACTGGGGTAGCATCTCCCTCACCAGCCTTCCTACACAGCAGGCATAGCATTGCTTCAGAAGGCCGTGGCTCTAGCTGCACACTGTAGGGATAGAGGGGAGGGAGAAATAGGGAGGATTAAG
Encoded proteins:
- the NUP62CL gene encoding nucleoporin-62 C-terminal-like protein translates to MSQFNFGSGSAGGGFNFGTPKTAATTAPTAYSFTPGSGTGFSFGTPAQTPASTQSTGLFSLATPATSAQASGFSFGSPATSTAAPAGTVFSLGGSVPKLNLGSSGTTQTTGITGGFGLATALTSSIPSSVSSSQVAAPSGFVFGPTTTTTAQAGTTGGFNFASSGTAQTGTPNFNISSVGNTTQQVAPTGLTFGAAPAAATIAATTAQPATAFSLGGQSTGLNFGILASTAATSAPTGTLTATTIQGPSLSFGTKLGGLTATSTAPTTTASLLGSSGPTLFASIASSSAPNSSAAPGLSLGGTSTAATSLGTLGFGLKVPGTTTAATITTTSTSSAPSTGFALNLKPLTTTGSIGAVTSTATIATTTTSAPPVMTYAQLESLINKWSLELEDQEKHFLHQATQVNAWDRTLIENGEKITSLHREVEKVKLDQKRLDQELDFILSQQKELEDLLIPLEESVKEQSGTIYLQHADEERERTYKLAENIDAQLKRMAQDLKDIIEHLNTSGGPADTSDPLQQICKILNAHMDSLQWIDQNSALLQRKVEEVTKVCESRRKEQERSFRITFD